The Acidobacteriota bacterium genome includes a window with the following:
- a CDS encoding exo-alpha-sialidase, with amino-acid sequence MKRTYQQLSLIILVCGLAAGVYGILSVAASAPRDLIARIEHITWNRNRDNQGTTWFLPRLCVLPSPQGAQKFMTLQWIKGSDYYGPVQWQEVRGDGADWQTWSALQPVPGFGRRPYAGGIEEAVSDVMPQYHPNTKSIIALGHIVYYRDGKYFPEQPQRYPVYVVRDAKGNWSSRQRLEWNDPRGSALYTAGGAQWLILPNGDALIPMSFRPKERADYGVTTALCSFDGKELKLKQVGNELRNTVKRGLLEPSLVHFRGQYFLTIRAEDGFGYVNTSKDGLQWSEPVAWKFDDGEALAMSTTQQHWLAHSEGLFLVYTRKTAENEKVMRWRSPLFIARVNEKTQRLIRATERTVFPLYGDPVNRPNEVPHYGNFHTVNINASESWITVGEVIPANFGGDLLLARVHWAKPNRLQ; translated from the coding sequence ATGAAACGAACATACCAACAACTTAGCTTAATCATCCTTGTCTGCGGCCTTGCCGCAGGTGTCTACGGCATTCTTTCCGTCGCTGCCTCCGCGCCGCGCGACCTGATCGCACGCATCGAACACATTACTTGGAATCGCAACCGCGACAACCAGGGCACGACGTGGTTCCTGCCGCGCCTGTGCGTGTTGCCTTCGCCGCAGGGCGCACAAAAATTCATGACCTTGCAATGGATCAAAGGCTCCGACTATTACGGCCCGGTGCAATGGCAGGAGGTGCGGGGTGATGGCGCGGATTGGCAAACGTGGAGCGCGCTGCAACCCGTGCCCGGCTTCGGACGGCGGCCATACGCGGGCGGCATCGAAGAGGCCGTCAGCGATGTGATGCCGCAATATCACCCGAACACCAAAAGCATCATCGCGCTCGGCCACATCGTCTATTACCGCGATGGCAAATACTTTCCCGAACAGCCGCAACGTTACCCGGTCTATGTCGTGCGCGATGCCAAAGGGAATTGGTCGTCACGTCAGCGGCTGGAATGGAACGACCCGCGTGGCAGCGCGCTTTATACGGCGGGCGGCGCGCAATGGCTGATCTTGCCGAATGGCGACGCGCTGATTCCCATGTCGTTCCGGCCTAAGGAGCGTGCCGATTACGGCGTCACCACGGCGCTCTGTTCGTTTGATGGCAAGGAACTCAAGCTCAAACAAGTCGGCAATGAGTTGCGCAACACGGTCAAACGCGGCTTGCTGGAACCCTCGCTCGTGCATTTTCGCGGTCAGTATTTCCTGACGATTCGTGCCGAAGACGGCTTTGGTTACGTCAACACGTCGAAAGATGGTTTGCAGTGGAGCGAGCCGGTCGCGTGGAAGTTCGATGATGGCGAGGCGCTGGCGATGTCTACGACGCAGCAGCATTGGCTGGCGCATTCGGAAGGACTGTTTTTGGTTTACACACGCAAGACGGCGGAGAACGAAAAAGTAATGCGCTGGCGCTCGCCCTTGTTCATCGCGCGCGTAAATGAAAAGACGCAACGACTGATACGCGCAACGGAGCGCACGGTCTTTCCGCTGTACGGCGACCCGGTGAATCGTCCCAATGAAGTCCCGCACTACGGCAACTTTCACACCGTCAACATCAACGCCAGCGAATCGTGGATCACGGTGGGCGAAGTCATCCCGGCCAACTTCGGCGGCGATTTGCTGTTGGCGCGTGTGCATTGGGCAAAGCCGAACCGCTTACAATAA
- a CDS encoding MFS transporter, with translation MKRTHYAWLLVALLWVVGMLNYLDRQVIFSLFPLLRAEFQVSDAQLGLVTPAFLWVYGALSPFGGYLADRFSRSKIILVSLFVWSAVTWATGHVSGFGQLLGARALMGISEACYIPAALALLADHHGERTRSLATGLHQSGLYIGMIAGGWAGGWIGQQYGWRAAFTWLGVAGIAYSVVLIVGLREADVASRVDPATTQTDWWAALTDLLSNRDFLLLGAAFTLFSVAGWIVLTWLPLYLYERFQMTLTGAGFSATFYIQAAAFAGILGGGVLADRWSRTNPRARVLVPVAGFAAGGVFLFVVGWTSSPLVLSVCLVVYGLSRGLLDCNAMPILCQIAPAHVRATGYGLFNLAGCIVGGTMAALAGALKSTIGLGGALQASALLLLVAAVVLWRVQPQEKQGEQARRLATV, from the coding sequence GTGAAACGCACACACTACGCCTGGCTTCTAGTCGCGCTGCTCTGGGTCGTGGGAATGCTCAATTACCTTGACCGGCAGGTGATCTTTTCGCTGTTCCCGCTGCTGCGTGCGGAGTTTCAGGTCAGTGATGCGCAACTCGGTTTGGTCACGCCCGCGTTCCTGTGGGTATATGGCGCGCTCAGTCCCTTCGGCGGGTATTTGGCCGACCGCTTCAGCCGCAGCAAAATCATCCTCGTCAGTTTGTTCGTCTGGTCTGCCGTCACCTGGGCGACCGGGCACGTCAGCGGCTTCGGGCAACTGCTGGGCGCGCGCGCGTTGATGGGCATCAGCGAAGCCTGCTACATCCCGGCGGCGCTGGCCTTGCTGGCCGATCATCACGGCGAACGCACGCGCTCGCTGGCGACGGGCTTGCACCAGAGCGGCCTTTACATCGGCATGATCGCAGGCGGCTGGGCGGGCGGCTGGATCGGGCAACAGTACGGCTGGCGCGCGGCGTTCACGTGGTTGGGCGTGGCGGGCATTGCGTATTCCGTCGTGCTAATCGTGGGCTTGCGTGAAGCCGATGTTGCGTCGCGCGTTGACCCGGCGACAACGCAAACGGATTGGTGGGCGGCGCTCACGGACTTGCTATCCAACCGCGACTTTCTGTTGCTGGGCGCGGCCTTCACGCTCTTTTCCGTCGCCGGTTGGATCGTGCTGACGTGGCTGCCGCTCTATCTTTACGAACGCTTTCAGATGACGCTGACGGGCGCGGGCTTTTCGGCGACCTTTTACATTCAGGCGGCGGCCTTTGCCGGAATCCTGGGTGGCGGCGTGTTGGCTGACCGTTGGAGCCGCACCAATCCGCGCGCCCGCGTGCTGGTGCCGGTCGCGGGCTTTGCGGCGGGCGGCGTATTTCTATTCGTCGTCGGCTGGACTTCGTCGCCGCTGGTGCTGTCGGTTTGTCTGGTCGTGTATGGCTTGAGCCGGGGCTTGCTGGATTGCAACGCGATGCCGATCCTGTGCCAGATTGCGCCCGCGCATGTGCGCGCGACGGGCTATGGCCTGTTCAACTTGGCGGGTTGCATTGTCGGCGGCACAATGGCGGCGCTGGCTGGGGCGTTGAAAAGCACCATCGGATTGGGCGGCGCGTTGCAGGCTTCGGCGCTGTTGTTGTTGGTCGCGGCGGTTGTGTTGTGGCGTGTGCAGCCGCAGGAAAAACAGGGCGAACAGGCGCGCCGGTTGGCCACGGTTTGA
- a CDS encoding dihydrodipicolinate synthase family protein — MTTFHGILPAAVTPFDAAGQFNPAAFAQLLARFYAAGAHGVYVCGSTGEGLLQSVAQRQAVTAAAVQHSPAGKQVIVHVGAFLTADAVTLAQHAARAGAHAVSALPPAGSYSFAEIKAYYRAIATASDLPLLIYFMPALYPGISTAAQIHELCELPNVIGLKFTDFDLYKLSRLKQRGVTLFSGYDEVLVAGLLMGADGGIGSFYNVVPELFVELYAHAQAGAWAQARAVQERINELITIGLRYPVVPAVKAMLRRQGIDCGECLEPRRKLTAAEEADLDAQLAQSSFRQLCQASSR; from the coding sequence ATGACCACGTTTCACGGCATCTTACCCGCAGCCGTTACGCCTTTTGACGCGGCGGGACAGTTTAATCCCGCCGCGTTCGCGCAATTGCTGGCGCGCTTTTACGCCGCCGGTGCGCATGGCGTTTACGTCTGTGGCTCGACTGGCGAAGGCTTGTTGCAATCGGTCGCGCAACGCCAGGCCGTCACCGCCGCCGCCGTTCAACATTCGCCCGCAGGCAAACAGGTGATCGTGCACGTCGGCGCGTTCCTGACCGCCGATGCCGTCACGCTGGCCCAGCACGCCGCCCGCGCCGGAGCGCACGCCGTCAGCGCCTTGCCGCCGGCGGGCAGTTACAGCTTTGCCGAGATCAAGGCGTATTACCGCGCCATCGCCACGGCGTCGGATTTGCCGTTGCTGATTTACTTTATGCCCGCGCTTTATCCGGGCATCTCGACCGCCGCGCAGATTCACGAACTGTGCGAATTGCCGAACGTTATTGGGCTGAAGTTCACCGACTTCGATCTGTATAAGCTGTCGCGGCTCAAACAGCGCGGCGTGACGCTCTTCAGCGGCTACGACGAAGTGCTGGTCGCCGGCTTGCTGATGGGCGCGGATGGCGGCATCGGCAGCTTTTACAACGTCGTGCCGGAACTCTTCGTCGAGCTTTACGCACACGCCCAGGCGGGCGCATGGGCGCAGGCGCGCGCCGTGCAAGAGCGCATCAACGAACTCATCACCATCGGCTTGCGCTACCCGGTCGTGCCCGCTGTCAAAGCGATGTTGCGGCGGCAGGGAATTGATTGTGGGGAGTGTTTGGAACCACGCCGCAAGCTGACTGCTGCGGAAGAGGCTGATTTGGATGCGCAGTTGGCGCAGTCGAGTTTTCGCCAGTTGTGTCAGGCCTCAAGCAGATGA